The genomic segment CCATATATCTCCCTTGTCATTCATAAGATGGCCACGCAACCTCCAGGCAGCAAGATCATATGAATAACACCCCGCTTGAGCGACATCTTCTGCGGTAATTCCATACTTGCTTAATTCTTTTAAATACTGAGTATTAAACTGTAATGGGCCAACATCGTGAGTACCGTTGGTATTTTTGACCCATTGCCCTGGCTTACCGCCTTCTTTTTCAGCGATACCAAGTACAATGTTGGCCGGTACCTCGTACTTTAATGCAGAGGTAATTGAACAAACAACGCGCTCATGTAATTGAGGTGGTAGATCAAGGAAAACCATAGTTATTCTCCTGCTGATGTATTTGTTGTGTTCATAATTAAGCTCCTGCCCATCATTTTTTATTAACAAATTGATCAATCATTTCTTCATCGGTTTCTGGTGTAGAAGCGCTATTTCCTGCATTGTTTCCAGCCCCTAGACCATCACCATCAAATTGACTGTTATCATTTCCATTATTCATTCCACTACTTTCACGGATCGAGTCAGCCATTTTTCCACCAGTGGTTTCAGAGACTCTTTCCTGAATTGAGTCTTTTATTGCTCCAGCTTTTTCTTGAGCAACATCACGGGCAGCATCGACAAGACTTGATCCCATCGACTTAGCAAAACCCCCCGCCCTTCCCATTGCTTCTGAAAGACTTCCACCTGAAGAGCTACGTCCTTCACCACCAGGGCTGCTGCCAGCGTCCATGCTTTGCTGCGCTGATTCAAATGCTGCCTGAAGCGCTGACACTCCACCTGCGGCGCTTGTTGCTCCACTGATTGCGGCGGCACCTGCGGCACCTGCTGTAGCTGCGGCCATACCTGCTGCCCCAAGGGCCGCCCCCATACCGAACGCCAATGAACCGCCTCCAGAACCGGCTCCGACAATTCCTGCAAACATTGGTGGTAATTGAGCAACTAACATTAATAGAACGAAGGAAGCAACGAGCATAACCAACAATTCTTTAAGGGCCATATCATCACCCATCGCCGCGTAATACTGGTCAATAAATGATTGCCCAATACCGACTAAGAGGATCATGACGAAAGTCTGTATACCTACCCCGAGTACTTGCTTGTAATACGCTATGGCAATATCTTGAGTCCAATGGCCACCGCCGAATCCAAGAATAAAAACGCCAGCGTAAGCTAAGAGCCAGCCGGTAATTAGCATTAAGAGCATGTTGATTGCGACTAGGGCCAACATGCATAAAATAACGGTTGCAACCAACAGTCCAACAGTGGAGTCAGCCGGTGACCATATAGATGATTTATCAACCACTTTTCCGGCAATATCGAAACCAATATCTACAATGCCTGACGGTGATAAAGCATTACTTAAACCAGAAGCGTTAGCCGCTATTTGGCGGCAGGTATTAATGATTGAAATAGCAATGGCTGGGCCATTAACTAATATCCATAAAAAGAAACCGGTGGCGGCTAGAAAACGTATTGTTTCCGCAAAGAACTCTTGAATATCCGATTTCTTTAATACCATCATGCCGTAAGTCCATACCATGCTAAGAAGGGTTAGTCCCCAAAATAGCCACAGACCATAGCTCACTATGCGATCTCCCCATCCGGAGGCCGTATTAGCGAAACGTTCTAATATGTCATCAAGTAAGCCAGCACTATTAATGCCGGTGCCAGCTTGCGCCTGAACAGCCACAATCAGGAGCACTACAGCTAATACGGACAGAGAGATCTTTTTCATGGCGTTACCACTTTTTATCAGGACTTTTTTCGAAATTACCAGTTCTAAAACAGTCACTAGCAATCGCCTGTTGTTCAGCTTTTGTTAACTCAT from the Yersinia massiliensis genome contains:
- a CDS encoding conjugal transfer protein TrbN → MVFLDLPPQLHERVVCSITSALKYEVPANIVLGIAEKEGGKPGQWVKNTNGTHDVGPLQFNTQYLKELSKYGITAEDVAQAGCYSYDLAAWRLRGHLMNDKGDIWTRAANYHSRTPKFNAPYRADLIQKATKWGDWLEARFVTYTVTTPGAAPARIASRITTVAKPQSEIVKKTIEVKSISNIEKKYNPAAAQALASVFAPKMGNN
- the trbL gene encoding P-type conjugative transfer protein TrbL; its protein translation is MKKISLSVLAVVLLIVAVQAQAGTGINSAGLLDDILERFANTASGWGDRIVSYGLWLFWGLTLLSMVWTYGMMVLKKSDIQEFFAETIRFLAATGFFLWILVNGPAIAISIINTCRQIAANASGLSNALSPSGIVDIGFDIAGKVVDKSSIWSPADSTVGLLVATVILCMLALVAINMLLMLITGWLLAYAGVFILGFGGGHWTQDIAIAYYKQVLGVGIQTFVMILLVGIGQSFIDQYYAAMGDDMALKELLVMLVASFVLLMLVAQLPPMFAGIVGAGSGGGSLAFGMGAALGAAGMAAATAGAAGAAAISGATSAAGGVSALQAAFESAQQSMDAGSSPGGEGRSSSGGSLSEAMGRAGGFAKSMGSSLVDAARDVAQEKAGAIKDSIQERVSETTGGKMADSIRESSGMNNGNDNSQFDGDGLGAGNNAGNSASTPETDEEMIDQFVNKK